The proteins below are encoded in one region of Caulobacter henricii:
- a CDS encoding tape measure protein: MSDLIARLRLEATAGNSASVIGGVAKDVQQLGQSGAKAGAGLDQATAAGGKLDRELQQITTHGAGARRGLEQAEAGARGFERSASSARAAGIGLGTALATIGGRELASKITDAAFAMQGFETGLSAVTGGAKGAAEAQAFVRSEAERMGLVIKTATADYMSLAAATNGTALAGENTRKIWLGVNEAGTVLNLTQERQKLAMAAISQMASKQVISQDELREQLAEALPGAFQVAQRAMGLTSQEMNKLVASGKLLADDFLPKFADQLRKEFGPGVEQALITPLGQARVELAKFKNSIFDLEVAAGGEFLGGMREGLAELNAELASPESKEAARALGRLLGEGLSDAASIAAFLAQNINGIALAAQTVVGVGLARWIATTTIEARAAAAAYLLKAQTATTAAASATEGAIVEARAVTSLRGAIEAAARAELQSAVAARESALARETLAAATLRQHGAQLQASASSQTSARAQAAYAAAQAELTIAQNATVAASARAEVAQVGLSRASSVTGAAMRGLSGAASGLMGLLGGPWGIAFMAAGAAVAFVAHEVAEGERRAQEALETQQSYAAAMSEAAAILAEAGVNTRAFASDTRNAISPTDGLTGSTRDLTVQTLKLADARRQAAVAALAENETKLRAERDGLIKSGTRVADVVVGVKTNGDPIKRQMMATARVDQLDTDIARSMAAQNAIIFAAPAKEDKPKSSATSSPSSKPDRQELRAQIKDSDLAAAVAAQNAYTAALIAGGAALDNWKVQEAGRQAVERLALADRPKLTAAETALVASIRERVEETERLKIANERIEKSAGLAKSADLDTAALQRRSAAAVQGEAAMEALQVQEAGLRVLQQLGIDTLDQLTGETLKHAKAAIASAEASERQALATQKAERVAAQIRDLDKRLSSELAYTAALKGGTSALVEYQRAEFARQEIERAGTNLTDDQVVAIRAKADALFAAQAAADSAQFDVRQAEELRLARMTNSERAIEERYLQRKSALLAEHADWTQEEVEARARALALADQAAAEDAAAIGELKQGLEDAFVESGELGMDQVGDYAERALRQAVYKALLAEPINLIINAVVGSISGLTGSIGAAGAQGGLAGLGSLFNSAGGLSGLATGSAKAITGLLGKVGMGALDAARFGGMAGGAIGGAGTGMLVSSLAGMLGLKQSKGNQIGGTIGGAIGSFIPIPGGSLIGSVLGNLVGGLVGGKKSNEAAVVSLDQKGSVTSIDGAKRTEATTAAAQSIASAVAQIQAALVAGGATLNATVSKIDIGQRDPTHLNFSNGQSIDTAVGDTAAAVEAATRTIIANAKWATQAQTDYAQKMLLAGASLDQVIATMQMAGGLSTSVDDAIAKLVDPAAYERKAALDAIEANYQALKKQAEELISAGLTTADVLGKIEQLKDLQVADALKRLGQAADDAASSLTPGQLADPAKLTSDIKSGIARLTDPTGFKRDQALADIDASITSMRAQATAMVAAGKLSSEIFTQLDQLKDLQVTASIKELGDAASDAAAKLQDQVAAGNFAGSIDDAILKITNPTEYAKKSAVDGVNRNYEAMKAEANGLIATGLLSGDVLGKLEIMRDLQIQDALMGLTSAAKEATDVFADARPRLQSWLDGLGASNDNQLNPAEELKLAQDQYDRQLAMARGGDANALASLTTYADRLLAADREATSSATARLARFNKVTGDVTALTGMSSAPQTDPVVSTLQTLGLSLTALVANTSSDPSGGLAGAIGAAITAKPTILGNSPDFSPILVQALTPQTDRLSASIDRMRTDLAVKLEELRTATVAGASDVAMAVQDGLSAVQMAVENVEASAQGQAAAFRDLSDQTSLQNLYLRQKLAS; the protein is encoded by the coding sequence ATGAGCGATCTGATCGCCCGCCTGCGCCTTGAGGCCACCGCCGGCAACAGTGCCAGCGTCATTGGCGGCGTGGCCAAGGACGTCCAGCAACTGGGCCAGTCCGGCGCCAAGGCCGGCGCGGGGCTGGATCAGGCTACGGCGGCCGGTGGCAAGCTCGATCGTGAGCTGCAGCAGATCACCACCCATGGCGCGGGGGCCCGGCGAGGACTCGAGCAGGCCGAGGCCGGCGCACGTGGATTCGAGCGATCGGCCAGCAGCGCGCGGGCCGCCGGCATCGGTCTGGGCACTGCCCTGGCGACGATCGGCGGCCGCGAGCTGGCGAGCAAGATCACTGACGCTGCGTTCGCAATGCAGGGGTTTGAGACGGGACTGTCGGCGGTGACCGGCGGAGCCAAGGGTGCCGCAGAAGCGCAGGCCTTTGTCCGCTCGGAAGCCGAGCGCATGGGCCTGGTCATCAAGACCGCGACCGCCGATTACATGTCGCTGGCCGCTGCGACCAACGGCACCGCCCTGGCAGGAGAGAACACCCGCAAGATCTGGCTGGGTGTCAACGAGGCTGGGACCGTCCTGAACTTGACGCAGGAGCGGCAAAAGCTGGCCATGGCTGCGATCAGCCAGATGGCCAGCAAACAAGTGATCTCGCAGGATGAGCTCCGCGAGCAATTGGCCGAAGCCTTGCCGGGCGCCTTTCAAGTCGCCCAGCGCGCGATGGGCCTGACCAGCCAGGAAATGAATAAGCTGGTCGCAAGCGGCAAGCTGCTGGCCGACGACTTCTTGCCCAAGTTCGCGGACCAGTTGCGCAAGGAGTTTGGTCCGGGCGTTGAGCAGGCTTTGATCACGCCGCTTGGCCAGGCCCGCGTCGAGCTCGCGAAGTTCAAGAATTCCATCTTCGACCTGGAAGTCGCGGCAGGAGGTGAGTTCCTTGGCGGGATGCGCGAGGGCCTCGCTGAACTGAACGCCGAGCTGGCCTCGCCGGAATCCAAGGAAGCGGCCCGCGCGCTTGGTCGGCTACTTGGTGAGGGTCTTTCGGACGCCGCGTCGATCGCCGCCTTCCTGGCTCAGAACATCAATGGCATTGCCCTGGCCGCCCAGACTGTGGTCGGCGTTGGTCTGGCGCGCTGGATCGCCACCACCACCATTGAGGCTCGCGCGGCTGCCGCCGCGTATCTGCTGAAGGCGCAGACTGCAACGACGGCTGCGGCCTCGGCTACCGAGGGTGCCATCGTTGAGGCCCGGGCCGTCACCTCTCTGCGCGGTGCCATCGAGGCCGCCGCCCGCGCCGAGCTGCAGAGCGCTGTCGCGGCTCGTGAATCGGCTTTGGCCCGTGAGACTTTGGCTGCGGCAACTCTGCGCCAGCATGGCGCGCAGCTGCAGGCCTCGGCCTCATCGCAAACCAGTGCCCGCGCCCAGGCCGCCTATGCGGCAGCCCAGGCCGAGCTGACGATCGCCCAGAACGCGACTGTTGCCGCATCCGCCCGGGCGGAAGTTGCCCAAGTGGGCCTGAGCCGGGCGTCGAGCGTCACCGGCGCGGCGATGCGGGGGCTGTCTGGTGCGGCGTCGGGCTTAATGGGTCTGCTGGGCGGGCCATGGGGCATCGCGTTCATGGCGGCAGGCGCCGCAGTCGCCTTCGTCGCGCACGAGGTCGCCGAGGGCGAGAGGCGTGCGCAAGAGGCGTTGGAGACGCAGCAGAGCTACGCGGCGGCGATGTCCGAGGCCGCCGCGATCTTGGCCGAGGCCGGCGTAAACACTCGAGCTTTCGCCAGCGATACTCGAAATGCGATCAGTCCGACTGATGGCTTGACAGGCTCGACCCGAGACCTGACCGTCCAGACGCTCAAGCTAGCCGACGCCCGCCGGCAGGCTGCCGTCGCGGCCCTGGCGGAGAATGAGACCAAGCTGCGCGCCGAGCGCGACGGCCTCATTAAGAGTGGCACCCGAGTCGCCGATGTGGTCGTCGGCGTGAAGACCAACGGCGACCCGATTAAGCGCCAGATGATGGCGACGGCGCGGGTTGACCAGCTTGATACTGACATCGCACGGTCGATGGCGGCACAGAATGCCATCATTTTCGCGGCACCCGCAAAGGAAGACAAACCAAAGTCCTCAGCCACCAGCTCCCCCTCCAGCAAACCCGATCGTCAGGAACTACGCGCGCAGATCAAGGACTCTGATCTGGCCGCCGCTGTGGCCGCCCAGAACGCCTACACCGCCGCCCTGATCGCCGGCGGCGCGGCCCTGGACAACTGGAAGGTCCAGGAGGCCGGCCGCCAAGCCGTCGAGCGCCTGGCGCTGGCCGACCGGCCTAAGCTCACCGCTGCCGAAACCGCCCTGGTCGCCTCGATCCGTGAGCGTGTCGAAGAGACCGAACGCCTTAAGATCGCCAACGAGCGCATCGAGAAATCAGCCGGCCTGGCCAAGTCGGCAGACCTGGACACCGCCGCCCTGCAGCGCCGTTCCGCGGCCGCGGTTCAGGGTGAGGCGGCGATGGAGGCCCTGCAGGTGCAAGAGGCCGGGCTGCGCGTTTTGCAGCAGCTGGGGATCGACACGCTCGACCAGCTGACCGGCGAGACCTTGAAGCATGCCAAGGCGGCCATCGCCTCTGCCGAGGCATCTGAACGGCAGGCCCTGGCGACCCAAAAGGCCGAGCGAGTTGCCGCCCAGATCCGCGACCTCGACAAACGACTGTCTTCTGAGCTGGCCTATACCGCCGCGCTGAAGGGCGGGACCTCGGCCCTGGTCGAGTATCAACGGGCCGAGTTCGCGCGCCAGGAGATCGAGCGCGCCGGCACCAATTTGACCGACGACCAGGTCGTGGCCATTCGCGCCAAGGCCGACGCCCTCTTTGCGGCCCAAGCGGCAGCCGACAGCGCCCAGTTCGACGTCCGCCAGGCCGAGGAACTTCGCCTGGCGCGGATGACCAATAGCGAGCGCGCCATCGAGGAGCGCTACCTGCAGCGCAAGTCGGCGCTTCTGGCCGAGCACGCAGACTGGACGCAGGAGGAGGTCGAGGCCCGGGCCCGTGCCCTGGCCCTGGCCGACCAGGCAGCGGCCGAAGATGCGGCGGCGATCGGCGAGTTGAAGCAGGGTCTGGAGGACGCCTTCGTCGAGAGCGGCGAGCTGGGCATGGATCAGGTCGGAGACTATGCCGAACGCGCCCTGCGCCAGGCGGTCTATAAAGCTCTCCTGGCTGAGCCCATCAATCTGATCATCAACGCCGTAGTCGGTTCGATCTCGGGCCTGACAGGCTCAATCGGTGCAGCCGGCGCCCAAGGCGGCCTGGCTGGGCTGGGGTCCCTTTTCAATAGCGCAGGCGGGCTTTCGGGTCTGGCTACGGGGTCTGCAAAAGCGATCACCGGCCTCCTTGGCAAGGTCGGCATGGGCGCGCTGGACGCCGCAAGGTTCGGCGGCATGGCCGGCGGCGCGATCGGAGGTGCCGGCACGGGCATGCTGGTTTCCAGCCTCGCCGGGATGCTGGGTTTGAAGCAGAGCAAGGGCAACCAGATCGGCGGCACCATCGGCGGCGCCATCGGGTCGTTCATCCCGATCCCCGGCGGCTCCTTGATCGGCTCGGTCCTCGGCAACCTGGTCGGGGGCCTTGTCGGCGGTAAGAAGTCCAACGAGGCCGCTGTCGTCTCGCTCGATCAGAAAGGGTCCGTGACCTCGATAGACGGGGCCAAAAGGACCGAGGCCACCACGGCGGCGGCCCAGTCCATCGCCTCGGCGGTCGCCCAGATCCAGGCGGCTCTGGTGGCCGGCGGCGCGACCTTGAACGCCACGGTCAGCAAGATCGACATCGGTCAGCGCGATCCAACCCATCTGAACTTCAGCAACGGCCAGTCTATCGATACGGCCGTGGGCGACACCGCCGCAGCCGTCGAGGCCGCCACCCGCACCATCATCGCCAATGCCAAATGGGCTACTCAGGCCCAGACTGACTATGCCCAGAAGATGCTTCTGGCGGGCGCATCTCTCGACCAGGTCATCGCCACGATGCAGATGGCGGGCGGGCTTTCTACCTCGGTCGATGACGCCATCGCAAAGCTGGTCGATCCGGCCGCCTATGAGCGCAAGGCCGCGCTGGACGCCATCGAGGCCAACTATCAGGCCCTGAAGAAGCAGGCCGAAGAGCTGATCTCTGCCGGTCTCACGACCGCTGACGTGCTGGGCAAGATCGAGCAGCTGAAAGACCTGCAGGTTGCGGACGCGCTGAAGCGCCTGGGCCAGGCGGCTGATGACGCAGCTTCATCCTTGACCCCTGGCCAGTTGGCCGATCCAGCAAAGCTGACATCGGACATCAAGTCCGGCATTGCCAGACTGACCGATCCCACGGGCTTCAAGCGCGATCAGGCACTGGCCGACATAGACGCCAGCATCACCAGCATGCGAGCCCAGGCCACCGCCATGGTCGCCGCCGGCAAACTGTCCTCGGAAATCTTCACCCAGCTGGACCAGCTGAAGGATCTGCAGGTCACCGCTTCGATCAAGGAACTGGGCGACGCCGCCAGCGACGCGGCAGCCAAACTGCAAGACCAGGTGGCGGCAGGTAACTTCGCAGGCTCGATCGACGATGCGATCCTGAAGATCACCAACCCGACCGAATACGCCAAGAAATCGGCGGTGGACGGGGTGAACAGAAACTATGAGGCCATGAAGGCCGAAGCCAATGGCCTGATCGCCACCGGGCTGCTTTCGGGGGATGTCCTGGGCAAGCTTGAGATCATGCGCGACCTGCAAATTCAGGACGCCTTGATGGGTCTGACCAGCGCCGCCAAAGAAGCCACCGACGTCTTTGCCGACGCACGGCCGCGCTTGCAGTCCTGGCTCGATGGCCTTGGCGCCAGCAACGACAACCAGCTGAACCCAGCTGAAGAGTTGAAGCTCGCCCAGGATCAATATGACCGTCAGTTGGCTATGGCCCGGGGTGGCGATGCAAACGCCCTAGCCAGCCTGACCACCTATGCCGACCGGCTGCTGGCCGCCGACCGTGAAGCCACCTCAAGCGCAACCGCCCGCCTTGCCCGGTTCAACAAGGTCACCGGCGATGTGACCGCCCTGACCGGGATGAGCAGCGCGCCACAAACCGATCCCGTGGTATCGACGCTGCAGACCCTCGGTCTCAGCCTGACCGCCCTGGTCGCCAATACTTCAAGCGACCCCAGCGGCGGCCTAGCCGGAGCGATCGGCGCAGCCATCACTGCCAAGCCGACAATCCTGGGCAACTCGCCGGATTTCTCGCCGATCCTGGTCCAGGCTTTGACGCCGCAGACCGACCGTCTAAGCGCCTCAATCGATAGGATGCGCACAGATCTCGCGGTCAAACTGGAAGAACTCAGAACTGCAACGGTTGCGGGGGCCAGTGACGTTGCAATGGCCGTTCAAGACGGTTTGAGCGCAGTTCAAATGGCCGTGGAAAACGTCGAGGCGAGCGCGCAGGGCCAGGCAGCGGCATTTCGCGATCTGAGCGACCAGACCAGCCTGCAGAACCTCTATCTTCGTCAGAAGTTGGCGTCCTGA
- a CDS encoding DUF1799 domain-containing protein yields MGRRQNAELLDSDVEAMLEDLAAFGYSQEQIDKARADMQTAPIAPSAFDVHPDNVFAVRLFLAMQSQWHWVALSTWSTAQIRAMGLKYEVLDLTARLEGLGEIGTDDFRRIRIMEAEAMHAWSEVRT; encoded by the coding sequence GTGGGGCGCCGCCAGAACGCTGAGCTTCTGGACAGTGACGTCGAGGCGATGCTGGAGGATCTGGCTGCATTCGGCTACAGCCAGGAGCAGATCGACAAGGCGCGGGCCGATATGCAGACCGCGCCGATCGCGCCCAGCGCCTTCGACGTCCACCCTGACAATGTCTTCGCCGTACGGCTCTTTCTGGCCATGCAAAGCCAGTGGCACTGGGTTGCGCTCTCGACCTGGTCGACGGCGCAGATACGCGCCATGGGCTTGAAGTACGAGGTGCTGGACCTAACGGCCCGACTTGAAGGCCTGGGCGAAATCGGGACCGACGACTTCCGGCGGATCCGCATCATGGAAGCTGAGGCGATGCACGCCTGGTCGGAGGTTCGCACATGA
- a CDS encoding phage virion morphogenesis protein — MSVGFTLHVDDADILAGLRGLRAVASDLRPVLEDIGSELESSTVMRFVTNVAPDGMPWAPSAAATARGSQTLVDTTRLRDSIHYVLDGDAVEVGSALAYAGVHQGGIDEEVVVSSHERRFTMVFGRRISGVTNVMPHSRRMRLPARPFLGVSAGDGAVILDIIGDHLARAAGGH, encoded by the coding sequence ATGAGCGTTGGCTTCACTCTCCATGTCGACGACGCCGACATCCTGGCCGGCCTGCGCGGCCTGCGCGCTGTGGCCTCGGATCTCCGGCCCGTTCTGGAAGACATCGGCTCCGAGCTGGAAAGTTCGACCGTGATGCGCTTCGTTACCAACGTCGCGCCGGATGGCATGCCGTGGGCACCCTCGGCGGCGGCGACCGCCCGTGGCTCGCAAACACTGGTTGATACCACTCGCCTGCGCGACTCGATCCACTACGTCCTGGACGGCGATGCGGTCGAGGTCGGCTCGGCCCTGGCCTATGCCGGCGTCCACCAGGGCGGCATCGACGAAGAGGTGGTTGTCTCCTCGCACGAGCGCCGCTTCACCATGGTGTTTGGTCGTCGGATCTCCGGCGTCACCAACGTCATGCCCCACAGCCGCCGCATGCGCCTTCCGGCCCGTCCGTTCCTGGGCGTGTCGGCCGGCGACGGTGCGGTCATCCTCGACATCATCGGCGACCACCTGGCCCGCGCGGCGGGAGGCCACTGA
- a CDS encoding phage protein Gp36 family protein: MAYATVIQFVALVGEAEARALATPAAPATGYDAAKIQGALDRQSATLDSYFATRWPTPLSPVPDLVVANTMILAREDLDRNGRDFVVKAADRVRAWARDVSKGSATLGVDPASPAAPTVSSDGGGVLIDAPERVFDGDGLAAFLGGC, translated from the coding sequence ATGGCCTACGCCACCGTCATCCAGTTTGTTGCGCTCGTAGGGGAGGCCGAAGCGCGAGCGCTTGCCACTCCGGCGGCACCCGCAACCGGCTATGACGCGGCGAAGATCCAGGGCGCGCTCGACCGCCAGTCGGCCACCCTGGACAGCTATTTCGCAACGCGGTGGCCCACGCCACTGTCGCCCGTTCCCGACCTGGTCGTCGCCAACACGATGATCCTGGCCCGCGAGGATCTGGACCGGAACGGCCGCGACTTCGTGGTCAAGGCTGCCGACCGCGTGCGCGCCTGGGCCAGAGACGTCTCCAAGGGCTCGGCCACGCTCGGCGTCGATCCCGCCAGCCCGGCCGCGCCGACCGTCTCCAGTGACGGCGGCGGCGTGCTGATCGATGCGCCAGAGCGCGTGTTCGACGGCGACGGCCTGGCCGCCTTCCTGGGGGGCTGCTGA
- a CDS encoding DUF7681 family protein: protein MAAAAHHRELTAAEVNQIARVKQAESQFLGLLEDLALLHQAAGPRERALAKTNIEQAAFWAVRSITR, encoded by the coding sequence ATGGCCGCCGCAGCCCACCACCGTGAACTGACGGCGGCCGAGGTCAATCAGATCGCCAGGGTCAAGCAGGCCGAGTCGCAGTTCCTCGGCTTGCTTGAAGACCTGGCGCTCCTTCACCAGGCCGCCGGCCCGCGCGAGCGAGCGCTGGCCAAGACCAACATCGAACAGGCCGCCTTCTGGGCCGTGAGGAGCATCACCCGCTAA
- a CDS encoding capsid cement protein has protein sequence MQPGLTKTFIAAAAITKRRIVKFDAVDGQVLTAAAANDSLLGVSDMSADVTSGSRVEVRLNGVAEVEAGGTIARGAPVTSDATGRAVAAAPAAGVNNRIIGIAMASYVVGDVADVFLSQGSLQG, from the coding sequence ATGCAACCTGGTCTCACCAAGACCTTTATCGCCGCCGCCGCGATCACCAAGCGCCGCATCGTCAAGTTCGATGCGGTCGACGGTCAGGTTCTGACCGCTGCCGCTGCTAACGACAGCCTGTTGGGCGTGTCCGACATGTCCGCCGATGTCACATCAGGCTCACGGGTCGAGGTTCGCTTGAACGGGGTGGCCGAGGTCGAAGCTGGCGGCACGATCGCGCGCGGCGCGCCGGTCACTTCGGACGCTACGGGCCGCGCCGTCGCCGCCGCTCCGGCTGCAGGCGTCAACAACCGCATCATCGGTATTGCCATGGCGTCCTACGTCGTCGGCGACGTGGCCGATGTCTTCCTCTCGCAAGGTTCGCTCCAGGGCTAA
- a CDS encoding phage minor head protein, giving the protein MTAIVSFQGRPPAQAVAYLEDKVVGGRFSFDWRDVDREEHLRAFVVAKAMTADILADLHGGLLTAIKEGQGGAKFAREITPLLQAKGWWGKALQADPETGVQQLVQLGSPARLRTIFDVNMRMAHAAGRWERFTRSAATRPFLTYHHTRQERPRPEHVVWDGITLPIGHIFWSTHYCPNGWGCKCFITSERSGAAVTSQAELERLGVGETTTYRNKRTGEVRQVPVGIDPGFDYNVGQARMANFVPPPVPERQRPAVQGERLPRSLPAAPRPRALPSGVRLREDLGGGDAQTVFEAFSKVLGTGEGEVFVDRAQVPLVIGRRIFERHTADGISTGAKDHLVGRAAYAEILAQAIKDPDEIWHSLQSRGDSSSMLVRNYVAWINAGDRREAFVASFHSREGLWWGTTAYPPGKRKKPSDQRNQTDGAFRVGALVYRRKE; this is encoded by the coding sequence ATGACCGCCATCGTCAGCTTCCAGGGAAGGCCGCCGGCCCAGGCTGTGGCCTATCTTGAAGACAAGGTCGTCGGCGGCCGGTTCTCGTTCGATTGGCGGGACGTCGATCGAGAAGAGCACCTGCGAGCCTTTGTGGTCGCCAAGGCCATGACGGCGGACATCCTGGCCGACCTGCATGGCGGCCTGCTGACAGCGATCAAGGAAGGCCAGGGCGGCGCCAAGTTCGCCCGCGAGATTACGCCGCTTCTGCAGGCCAAGGGCTGGTGGGGCAAGGCCCTGCAGGCCGATCCCGAGACCGGCGTCCAGCAGCTGGTTCAGCTAGGCTCGCCGGCTCGCCTTCGAACCATCTTCGACGTCAATATGCGCATGGCCCATGCGGCCGGCCGTTGGGAGCGCTTCACCCGGTCGGCTGCCACCCGGCCGTTCCTGACCTATCATCACACTCGCCAGGAGCGCCCGCGCCCCGAGCACGTGGTCTGGGACGGCATTACCCTGCCTATCGGCCATATCTTTTGGTCGACGCACTACTGCCCCAACGGCTGGGGCTGTAAGTGCTTTATCACCTCGGAGCGGTCCGGGGCAGCGGTGACCTCGCAGGCCGAGCTGGAGCGCCTCGGAGTGGGCGAAACCACGACCTATCGCAATAAGCGCACCGGCGAAGTCCGTCAGGTGCCGGTCGGTATCGACCCCGGTTTTGACTACAATGTCGGCCAGGCCCGCATGGCCAATTTCGTGCCGCCGCCCGTACCCGAGCGCCAACGCCCCGCCGTCCAGGGCGAGCGCCTTCCGCGTTCTCTGCCGGCCGCGCCCAGACCGCGCGCTCTGCCCAGTGGTGTTCGCCTGCGCGAAGACCTGGGCGGCGGGGACGCTCAAACCGTGTTCGAGGCCTTTTCGAAGGTGCTTGGAACGGGCGAAGGTGAAGTGTTCGTCGATCGCGCCCAGGTCCCGCTGGTGATCGGGCGACGCATATTTGAACGGCACACCGCTGACGGCATCAGCACCGGAGCCAAGGACCACCTAGTCGGCCGCGCGGCCTATGCCGAGATCCTGGCGCAGGCCATCAAGGATCCTGATGAGATCTGGCACTCGCTACAGTCACGCGGCGATAGCTCATCAATGCTGGTCAGGAACTATGTGGCCTGGATCAACGCCGGAGATCGCCGCGAGGCTTTCGTCGCTAGCTTCCACAGTCGGGAAGGGCTTTGGTGGGGCACAACGGCCTATCCGCCAGGAAAGCGAAAGAAACCGTCCGACCAGCGCAACCAGACCGATGGAGCATTCCGGGTGGGCGCTTTGGTATACCGGAGAAAAGAATGA
- a CDS encoding phage portal protein family protein → MDVANQPPAAQDAAAQQPTFDEVAISVASLDITIPFMGALRDVQDTVLRRLGANYDAYRELRRDDQVHACFQQRRLALMGRPLIVKPGADDPQSVAAADWLRLNLSQIPFDRTCGTKIWGAFYGHSVAECMWSQREAKIWLDKPKVRTPWRFRFTHEGELRLLTRSNQVTGEPLPPRKFWTTSWNADNDDEPYGLGLAHQLYWPVFFKKQGLGFWLRALEKYGAPSTVAKYPAGSGKDVRDQALQVARQLRLDGAAAIPDTMVVDLLEATRGTVDQATFLRQMNASIAKIILGQTMTTDDGASLSQSQVHMGVREELTDADAELQCESFQAGPATWLTQWNFPGAAVPQISRPSPEDEAASAELLEKKAKAVAALRDAGLEPESDEVIQAFVGPGWKLTAKPAAKRPLTGPAFAESASAGDAIDAFVDDLDWEPMMTPIRDRLVAFVEAQPDLQTAADQLGVLLADPAGGQLVEQIGRSLFEARMAGLAGGALSAEMAAADDASA, encoded by the coding sequence ATGGACGTCGCCAACCAACCGCCCGCCGCGCAAGACGCCGCCGCGCAGCAGCCGACCTTTGACGAGGTCGCGATCAGCGTCGCCAGCCTCGACATCACCATCCCGTTCATGGGCGCGCTGCGCGATGTCCAGGACACCGTGCTGCGTCGTCTGGGCGCCAACTATGACGCCTATCGCGAGCTGCGGCGCGACGACCAGGTGCATGCGTGTTTCCAGCAACGTCGCCTCGCGCTTATGGGTCGCCCGCTGATCGTCAAGCCGGGCGCGGACGACCCTCAGTCGGTCGCCGCCGCCGATTGGCTGCGGCTGAACCTGTCGCAGATCCCGTTTGACCGGACGTGTGGCACCAAGATCTGGGGCGCGTTTTACGGCCATTCCGTCGCCGAGTGCATGTGGTCGCAGCGCGAGGCTAAGATTTGGCTCGACAAGCCCAAGGTGCGCACGCCGTGGCGGTTCCGGTTCACCCATGAAGGTGAGCTGCGTCTGCTGACCCGCTCCAACCAGGTCACCGGCGAGCCGCTGCCGCCGCGCAAGTTCTGGACCACTAGCTGGAACGCCGACAACGACGATGAGCCCTACGGCTTGGGCCTGGCCCACCAGCTCTACTGGCCGGTGTTCTTTAAGAAGCAGGGCCTGGGGTTCTGGCTGCGCGCCCTGGAGAAATACGGCGCGCCCAGCACAGTGGCAAAATACCCGGCCGGATCTGGCAAGGACGTCCGCGACCAGGCGCTGCAGGTGGCCCGCCAGCTGCGCCTGGACGGCGCGGCGGCCATTCCAGACACCATGGTCGTCGACCTGTTGGAGGCCACGCGCGGTACGGTCGACCAAGCCACCTTCCTGCGCCAGATGAATGCATCGATCGCCAAGATCATACTTGGCCAGACCATGACCACGGACGACGGCGCGAGCCTTTCGCAGAGCCAGGTCCACATGGGTGTGCGCGAGGAGCTGACCGACGCCGATGCCGAGCTGCAGTGCGAGAGCTTCCAGGCAGGCCCGGCCACCTGGCTGACCCAGTGGAACTTCCCCGGGGCGGCTGTGCCGCAGATCTCGCGTCCGTCACCTGAAGATGAGGCCGCAAGCGCCGAGCTGCTGGAGAAGAAGGCCAAGGCCGTCGCGGCCCTGCGCGACGCCGGCCTGGAACCTGAGAGCGACGAGGTCATCCAGGCCTTCGTCGGGCCGGGCTGGAAGCTGACCGCAAAGCCGGCCGCGAAGAGGCCGCTGACTGGCCCGGCTTTCGCCGAGAGCGCGAGCGCGGGCGACGCGATCGATGCCTTTGTCGATGACCTGGACTGGGAACCGATGATGACGCCGATCCGCGACCGCTTGGTCGCCTTCGTCGAGGCCCAGCCTGACCTGCAGACGGCGGCCGATCAGCTGGGCGTTCTGTTGGCCGATCCGGCCGGCGGCCAGCTGGTCGAGCAGATCGGCCGCTCGCTGTTTGAGGCACGCATGGCCGGCTTGGCCGGCGGTGCCCTGTCGGCAGAGATGGCAGCGGCCGACGACGCCAGCGCATGA